One window of the Myxococcota bacterium genome contains the following:
- a CDS encoding class I SAM-dependent methyltransferase: MGFYQKYVFPRLIELAMSNADLVPVRQKVVSGARGVTVELGIGSGLNLPHYGSGVTQLFGVEPSPELAALARRRAAETGRPVELLQQSAEQRLPLPEASVDTVVVTWALCSIPDPVQALREARRVLRREGELLFVEHGRADDPRLRRWQDRLNPLWKVIAGGCNMNRAADEAIQAAGFRIQELTHQFLPGPKLLTYTYQGRASVG, from the coding sequence AACGCGGACCTGGTGCCCGTGCGCCAGAAGGTGGTGTCGGGCGCGCGCGGAGTCACCGTGGAGCTCGGCATCGGCTCGGGCCTGAACCTGCCGCACTACGGCTCGGGAGTGACTCAGCTGTTCGGCGTGGAGCCTTCGCCGGAGCTCGCCGCGCTCGCGCGCAGGCGCGCCGCCGAGACGGGTCGGCCGGTCGAGCTCTTGCAGCAGTCGGCCGAGCAGCGGCTGCCCTTGCCGGAAGCGAGCGTCGACACGGTGGTGGTCACCTGGGCCCTGTGCTCGATCCCCGACCCCGTGCAGGCGCTGCGCGAGGCGCGCCGCGTGCTGCGCCGCGAGGGCGAGCTCCTGTTCGTGGAGCACGGCCGCGCCGACGACCCGCGCCTGCGCCGCTGGCAGGACCGGCTGAACCCGTTGTGGAAAGTCATTGCGGGCGGCTGCAACATGAACCGCGCCGCGGACGAAGCCATCCAGGCCGCCGGCTTCCGCATCCAGGAGCTGACCCACCAGTTCCTGCCGGGCCCGAAGCTCCTGACTTACACCTACCAGGGCCGCGCCAGCGTCGGCTAG